A single Desulforegulaceae bacterium DNA region contains:
- a CDS encoding ParA family protein, translated as MSKIISIINHNSKSGKTIISFNLSCALSLVGKKTLYLTYKSNFEFEKLTKNRIVKKLKFEKLEKFSCSGFETILPDLDVLVLDNSFYDVEEDKDSVFFLKKYLKFNYNYIICDSQSTLLSSFDFFTAISDEYIIPIETDPSSFDSLAPMFAKIEWIKEENNGKPVFSGFLLNKVFKDSKLSDLFKKHAFFLFQRHVLDCVIPFSDLINLKINPSGCILDDVMDKSFVCFIDLAKLIIKGENS; from the coding sequence ATGAGCAAAATTATTTCTATAATAAACCACAATAGCAAAAGCGGCAAAACTATTATTTCATTCAACCTTTCCTGTGCTTTGTCTCTTGTTGGTAAAAAAACTCTTTATCTTACTTATAAGAGTAATTTTGAGTTTGAAAAACTAACTAAAAATAGAATTGTAAAAAAACTTAAGTTTGAAAAACTAGAAAAGTTTTCTTGTTCAGGTTTTGAAACAATCCTTCCAGACCTTGATGTTTTAGTTTTAGATAATTCATTTTATGATGTTGAAGAAGATAAAGACTCTGTTTTTTTTCTTAAAAAGTATTTAAAGTTCAATTATAATTATATAATCTGTGACTCACAAAGCACTCTTTTGAGTAGCTTTGATTTTTTCACAGCAATTTCCGATGAATATATTATCCCCATAGAAACAGATCCCAGCTCTTTTGATTCTTTGGCTCCAATGTTTGCTAAAATAGAGTGGATCAAGGAAGAAAATAACGGGAAACCGGTTTTTTCAGGATTTTTACTTAATAAGGTTTTTAAAGATTCAAAGTTATCAGATCTATTTAAAAAACATGCCTTTTTTCTTTTCCAACGCCATGTTTTGGATTGTGTAATCCCATTTAGTGATTTGATTAATTTAAAGATAAATCCTTCAGGGTGTATTTTAGACGATGTAATGGATAAGTCATTTGTTTGTTTTATTGATTTAGCTAAATTGATAATAAAAGGAGAAAATTCATGA